The proteins below come from a single Methanospirillum lacunae genomic window:
- a CDS encoding HEAT repeat domain-containing protein, which yields MNNLIIQYIHGNRHIIEIGKLITIALFALLSFFTTIYFLYFSPYAGFRFVYVFIPHLYLIPIILLALWYPKSGVKLVMVILASLFVFWVLANIFGYTFPPLFVILYTGIDLAAFVVFLLYVKDQRLVEAVILDLLERSTDIEDKNRNNVGNIKGDFDVIISALNSHDENIREEAISALSSLNDERTIFPLIRTLQDESPYIRRCAVEALGKTHSPKAIKPLIEKLGDDDRYVRESAAEVLGHLGNISIPEMIKHISNPDWRIRMGIAISFRLSPDLPDTDIIIRMLSDESVYVRREVVKTLGRIGDSRIMPYLIQATNDPDSGVKIRAIRAVKKIGTSKEIQQVLMRCMNDPDNAVRIFVKEG from the coding sequence ATGAATAATCTAATTATTCAATATATCCATGGAAACCGGCATATAATTGAGATTGGAAAATTAATAACAATTGCGTTATTTGCTCTTTTATCATTTTTTACTACAATATATTTTTTATATTTTAGCCCCTATGCGGGGTTTCGATTTGTATACGTATTTATCCCCCATCTTTACCTAATTCCAATAATTCTTCTGGCCCTCTGGTATCCAAAATCAGGAGTAAAACTGGTTATGGTGATCCTAGCCTCACTTTTTGTATTCTGGGTACTGGCCAATATTTTTGGGTATACCTTTCCTCCACTTTTTGTAATCCTGTATACAGGGATTGATTTGGCTGCATTCGTGGTTTTTTTATTATATGTAAAAGATCAGCGTCTTGTTGAGGCAGTTATTCTAGATCTGCTTGAGCGGAGTACTGATATCGAAGATAAAAACCGGAACAATGTGGGAAATATAAAGGGAGATTTTGATGTAATTATTTCCGCCCTCAATTCACATGATGAAAATATCCGGGAAGAAGCAATATCCGCATTATCATCCCTTAATGATGAAAGGACAATTTTTCCGTTAATTAGAACACTTCAAGACGAAAGTCCATATATCAGGCGATGTGCTGTGGAGGCACTAGGAAAAACTCATTCACCTAAAGCAATAAAGCCACTAATTGAAAAACTTGGCGATGATGATCGATATGTAAGAGAATCTGCTGCTGAAGTTTTAGGTCATTTGGGTAATATTTCCATACCTGAAATGATTAAGCATATTTCTAATCCTGATTGGAGAATAAGGATGGGAATCGCAATTTCCTTTAGATTATCTCCGGATTTACCAGATACAGATATCATAATACGAATGCTTTCAGATGAATCTGTTTATGTCCGTCGTGAAGTGGTAAAGACACTTGGAAGGATTGGAGATAGCAGAATTATGCCCTACCTTATTCAGGCAACAAATGATCCAGATTCTGGAGTTAAGATTCGAGCCATTAGAGCGGTAAAAAAAATTGGAACATCAAAGGAAATTCAACAAGTTCTAATGAGATGTATGAATGATCCAGATAATGCAGTGAGAATATTTGTAAAAGAGGGATAA
- a CDS encoding glycosyltransferase: MFLYPDDAKLWHSEAINAFEKYIQNQNVDAIISSSCPFTCHLIGHDISSQYNIPWIADFRDLWTEGPYYEYSNIRRRIERKLEIKTISNASRIVSVSDSYAHELQMVHPDHQIEVIQNGFDEDLLQLNANVLDLKFSITYTGTLRYGRRDPGLLLYAIKELIEENNIDQDEIEINFYGDSPHWLYDEIRNLGVQNIVKVHGHVTRDEALAVQRSSQILLLLTWNDPHDKGMYTGKLFDYLAACRPILSIGYPDSVANQVIRDVGAGSIASSKEETKEIILNTYKQFNRTGFVKYTGDKSKLFPYSQRKMSEKYARILTDIIGD; this comes from the coding sequence ATGTTTCTTTATCCCGATGACGCAAAACTATGGCATTCAGAGGCAATAAACGCGTTTGAAAAATATATTCAGAATCAGAATGTTGACGCAATTATAAGTTCATCCTGCCCCTTCACCTGCCATCTTATCGGACACGACATTAGTTCCCAATACAATATTCCCTGGATTGCGGATTTCAGAGATCTCTGGACTGAAGGTCCATATTATGAGTACTCCAATATCAGACGAAGAATCGAGCGGAAATTAGAGATTAAAACTATAAGTAATGCATCAAGGATCGTTTCAGTCTCTGACTCGTATGCACATGAACTTCAAATGGTGCATCCTGATCATCAAATAGAAGTTATTCAAAACGGATTTGATGAAGATTTACTTCAATTGAATGCAAATGTTTTAGATTTAAAATTCTCGATTACCTATACAGGAACATTGCGTTATGGTCGTCGTGATCCCGGATTGTTATTATATGCTATCAAAGAACTGATTGAAGAGAATAATATTGATCAGGATGAGATAGAGATCAATTTTTATGGGGATTCACCACATTGGTTATATGATGAGATCAGGAATCTTGGAGTGCAAAACATTGTTAAAGTCCATGGTCATGTAACCAGAGATGAGGCACTGGCAGTACAACGTTCCTCACAAATCCTTCTCCTTCTAACCTGGAATGATCCTCATGATAAAGGCATGTATACTGGAAAATTATTTGATTATCTGGCAGCCTGTCGACCAATACTCTCAATTGGTTATCCAGATTCAGTAGCAAATCAGGTTATCAGAGATGTGGGAGCGGGTAGTATTGCCAGTTCAAAGGAAGAAACAAAAGAAATTATACTTAATACCTATAAACAATTCAATCGAACCGGATTCGTTAAATATACTGGTGATAAATCAAAGTTATTCCCATACTCACAGAGGAAAATGTCTGAAAAATATGCTAGAATTCTGACAGATATAATAGGTGATTAA
- a CDS encoding archaellin/type IV pilin N-terminal domain-containing protein — MRKKDEAFSGLEAAIIVIALVVVAAVFGISVMSSGFYASDQAKTTTTSGYKLASSTVYIEGGVYASLLGGAGTSLDKVWFAGGIPETGQAQDLRDMIIVYTHSVDSSIVREYTYGGPGGETATTFGVEGDPIMLPGEKRTFRLAQVNGPIPGGWFTIEVKPKSGAATFVTYHLPDSFQGGSVLT, encoded by the coding sequence ATGAGGAAAAAAGATGAAGCGTTTAGTGGTCTAGAAGCAGCCATCATCGTTATCGCTTTAGTAGTTGTAGCTGCAGTGTTTGGGATAAGTGTAATGAGTTCTGGTTTTTACGCTTCAGATCAGGCAAAAACTACAACAACTTCAGGATACAAACTGGCATCGTCAACAGTATACATTGAAGGAGGGGTTTATGCTTCCTTGTTAGGAGGAGCAGGAACAAGCCTCGATAAAGTATGGTTTGCAGGGGGAATTCCGGAAACGGGACAGGCACAGGATCTCCGGGATATGATTATTGTATATACACACTCTGTTGATTCGTCGATAGTAAGAGAATATACCTATGGTGGACCAGGAGGAGAAACAGCAACAACATTCGGAGTAGAGGGTGACCCTATTATGCTTCCGGGAGAAAAACGAACATTCCGATTAGCACAAGTAAACGGACCTATACCAGGAGGGTGGTTTACTATTGAAGTGAAACCAAAGAGTGGTGCAGCTACATTCGTAACGTATCATTTACCGGATTCATTCCAAGGGGGATCAGTTCTTACCTAA
- a CDS encoding methyltransferase domain-containing protein translates to MIKNFKQFISKKSHHPGLIGFFTNPFYYSRKGILDEIKRNVPDKSDIVLDLGCGKKPYFDLFKTSTYIGLDTPLSGHSHMDEPIDVFFDGKSIPIKNNTIDTVLMIEVLEHVKDTNRLLSDVNRIITYEGRLILTVPFIWEEHEIPYDFYRFTSFGIANKLSNNGFTIQYMTKIIPDFRVLTLLMNCFLRTVFIQKINNIIIRTTFSIFIYSLINILGLVGYYILPKNGCMFFGTFIIAKKSGNQ, encoded by the coding sequence ATGATAAAAAATTTTAAACAATTCATCTCTAAAAAATCTCATCATCCTGGATTGATAGGTTTTTTTACAAATCCTTTTTATTACTCTAGAAAAGGAATACTTGATGAAATAAAAAGAAATGTTCCTGATAAATCTGATATAGTTCTTGATCTTGGATGTGGAAAAAAACCATATTTTGATCTTTTCAAGACTTCTACATATATAGGATTAGATACCCCTCTTTCAGGTCATTCACATATGGATGAACCCATCGATGTATTTTTTGATGGGAAAAGCATTCCTATAAAAAATAACACAATTGATACAGTTTTGATGATTGAAGTATTAGAACATGTTAAGGATACGAATAGGTTGTTGAGTGATGTAAATCGGATAATAACGTATGAAGGAAGATTAATCCTAACTGTTCCATTTATTTGGGAAGAACATGAAATACCATATGATTTTTACCGATTCACATCATTTGGGATTGCAAATAAATTATCAAACAATGGTTTTACTATCCAATATATGACAAAGATTATTCCAGATTTTAGGGTATTGACCCTTTTGATGAATTGTTTCTTAAGAACAGTCTTTATTCAGAAAATAAATAATATTATTATTAGAACAACATTTTCAATTTTTATTTACTCATTAATTAATATCTTAGGATTGGTCGGTTATTATATACTACCCAAGAATGGGTGTATGTTTTTTGGAACTTTTATAATTGCAAAAAAATCAGGAAATCAATGA
- a CDS encoding tetratricopeptide repeat protein, with amino-acid sequence MRSYRYLISLFILQFFCIGIICGNGVWANEADIQLQDAKTHYINGDFNDSFTEINEYLALYPTNASAWNLNGLILMSNGTYSSAEVSFLKALNSTPQDARILYNLGLVTFRRGNLSEADMYFNQSLLLDPVFPDTYFYQGLVQYGLAHYDKAVNLLQTVTTLRPEDPAAWFNLGMAYEKTRQYDRAVMAYDSAIEKDPSYSKPWFFKGRIYSSFGNASMALTSFDKYVQLEPTDDVGWFWYSQSLKRTDHVNESIDALNKAISLNPTNQEYQRYLDVYSGKYTNTVAEYLFAAPSSSFLMTFFGLLIVLGLVAIIRK; translated from the coding sequence ATGAGGTCTTACCGATATCTGATTAGTCTGTTCATACTTCAGTTCTTCTGTATAGGAATAATATGTGGAAATGGAGTCTGGGCAAATGAGGCGGATATTCAACTTCAAGATGCTAAAACTCATTACATTAATGGTGATTTCAACGATTCTTTTACGGAAATAAATGAATACCTCGCTCTTTATCCGACAAATGCATCGGCTTGGAATCTTAATGGGTTAATTTTAATGAGTAATGGAACATACAGCTCGGCTGAAGTATCCTTTTTAAAAGCGTTAAATTCTACCCCACAAGATGCGAGGATTCTCTATAATTTAGGTCTTGTGACATTTAGACGAGGTAACCTTAGTGAAGCTGATATGTATTTTAATCAGTCACTACTTCTGGATCCAGTTTTTCCTGATACGTATTTTTACCAGGGGCTTGTTCAATATGGTCTTGCCCATTATGATAAGGCCGTAAATTTGCTACAAACTGTGACAACATTACGTCCTGAGGATCCTGCAGCGTGGTTTAATCTCGGCATGGCTTATGAAAAAACTCGGCAATATGACCGCGCGGTTATGGCATATGATTCTGCAATTGAAAAAGATCCTTCATATTCAAAACCCTGGTTTTTTAAAGGACGTATATATAGTTCTTTTGGAAATGCAAGTATGGCATTAACTTCGTTTGATAAATACGTACAACTTGAACCAACTGATGATGTTGGTTGGTTTTGGTATTCGCAAAGTTTGAAAAGAACAGATCATGTTAATGAATCGATTGATGCTCTAAACAAGGCGATTAGTTTGAATCCTACGAATCAGGAATATCAAAGATATCTTGATGTCTATTCAGGAAAGTATACGAATACTGTTGCAGAATATTTATTTGCAGCTCCATCATCATCATTTCTAATGACATTCTTTGGATTACTTATTGTATTAGGTTTGGTAGCCATAATAAGAAAATAG
- a CDS encoding archaellin/type IV pilin N-terminal domain-containing protein, translated as MKKELAFSGLEAAIVLIAFVVVAAVFSYVMLGAGFFATQKSQEVTYSGIKQSTSNIVLDGQLYGDASDITTLTLYLSIPEGGQPQKLSDVDFLWTLNGGAVTIVTGTDANSVGLLQPGDRAKITIALAAANRPGPGSSFTLEIKPKVGASSLISKSLGSGYAGGVIV; from the coding sequence ATGAAAAAGGAATTAGCATTTTCGGGCCTTGAGGCAGCAATCGTTCTGATTGCGTTTGTCGTCGTGGCTGCAGTTTTCTCCTACGTTATGTTAGGAGCAGGGTTCTTTGCAACCCAGAAGTCTCAAGAAGTAACATACTCAGGAATCAAACAATCAACATCTAACATTGTCCTTGATGGGCAGTTATATGGTGATGCAAGTGATATTACCACCCTTACGCTCTATCTCTCAATTCCTGAAGGTGGTCAGCCCCAGAAACTGAGTGATGTAGATTTTCTCTGGACTCTGAATGGTGGGGCAGTTACAATTGTAACTGGTACTGACGCAAATTCTGTTGGTCTTCTGCAACCAGGAGATAGAGCAAAGATTACCATAGCTCTTGCTGCAGCAAACCGGCCAGGACCGGGATCCAGTTTCACTCTTGAAATCAAACCAAAAGTTGGAGCATCTTCACTCATTTCCAAGTCATTGGGTAGTGGATATGCTGGCGGAGTGATTGTTTAA
- a CDS encoding archaellin/type IV pilin N-terminal domain-containing protein, with protein MKNESAFSGLEAAIVLIAFVVVAAVFSYVMLGAGFFATQKSQEVTYSGIKQSTSNIVLDGQLYGDASDITSLTLYLSIPEGGQPQKLSDVDYLWTLNGGAVTIVTGTDAGSVGLLQPGDRAKITIALVAANRPGPGSSFTLEVKPKVGASSLISKSLGSGYAGGVIV; from the coding sequence ATGAAGAATGAGTCAGCATTTTCAGGCCTTGAAGCAGCAATCGTTCTGATTGCGTTTGTCGTCGTGGCCGCAGTTTTCTCCTACGTTATGCTGGGAGCAGGGTTCTTCGCAACCCAGAAGTCACAGGAAGTTACATATTCAGGTATCAAACAGTCAACATCTAACATCGTCCTTGATGGTCAGTTATATGGTGATGCAAGTGATATTACCTCACTGACACTTTACCTCTCAATTCCTGAAGGCGGCCAGCCACAGAAACTGAGTGATGTGGACTACCTCTGGACTCTGAATGGTGGAGCTGTTACAATTGTAACAGGTACTGACGCAGGTTCTGTTGGTCTTCTACAACCAGGAGACAGAGCAAAGATTACCATTGCACTTGTTGCAGCAAACCGGCCAGGACCGGGATCCAGTTTCACTCTTGAAGTTAAGCCAAAGGTTGGAGCATCCTCACTCATATCCAAGTCGCTTGGCAGTGGATATGCTGGTGGAGTGATTGTTTAA
- a CDS encoding glycosyltransferase, translating into MGGAEIASRRIALALASCGCEVIFISLVRTPIIHSRIVHIIIKYEKNQEFLFKVLKKTSYPLSFYFSTRYFFDKVKTIIIKEKPDIINIHNIKQAFWSSDFVAWCSRLIPTIWTLHDMSSFTGRCVYTFECEQFLCGCNNCPRINIPIICSKKFIHTQWNKNRYNIVSNKNLYAVTPSNWLKSQATRGFWEEKQIMVIPNCINLTEYYPRDTIKSKKELGIFDSNQTILLTSHDLNEKRKGIGAIIESLSNNHPEAKISFILMGNGDKIKGLKHKFPVYHLGYISKELMPIVYSAADLLVHPSIADNLPNVIMESLSVGTPVIGFNIGGIPEMIIPEKTGWLVEDINYELMSDKILEALTIIKKDPLIIQNACRSYAEENYAEKIIGSKYMRLYNSLIS; encoded by the coding sequence ATGGGTGGAGCAGAAATTGCTTCTCGAAGAATTGCATTGGCATTAGCATCCTGTGGTTGTGAAGTAATATTTATTAGTCTGGTCAGGACACCAATTATTCATTCGCGAATTGTCCATATAATTATAAAATACGAAAAAAATCAAGAGTTTCTATTTAAAGTTCTAAAAAAAACCTCATATCCTTTATCATTTTATTTTTCTACCCGATATTTTTTTGATAAAGTTAAAACAATAATTATTAAAGAAAAGCCGGATATTATCAACATTCACAATATCAAGCAAGCTTTTTGGTCGTCGGATTTTGTTGCCTGGTGTAGCAGGTTAATCCCAACAATATGGACTCTGCATGATATGAGCAGTTTTACAGGAAGATGCGTTTATACATTTGAATGTGAGCAATTTTTATGTGGATGTAATAACTGTCCTCGTATTAATATACCAATTATTTGTTCCAAAAAGTTTATTCATACACAATGGAATAAAAACCGGTATAATATTGTATCAAATAAAAATTTGTATGCCGTTACCCCATCAAATTGGTTAAAATCTCAAGCAACACGAGGATTTTGGGAAGAAAAACAGATTATGGTAATTCCCAATTGTATAAATTTAACTGAGTATTATCCTCGTGATACCATTAAATCTAAAAAAGAACTGGGCATATTTGATTCAAATCAAACAATTTTATTAACTTCGCATGATCTTAATGAAAAAAGAAAAGGTATAGGCGCCATAATTGAGTCATTGTCTAATAATCATCCTGAAGCAAAAATATCTTTTATTTTAATGGGAAATGGGGATAAGATAAAGGGATTAAAACATAAATTTCCTGTATATCACCTGGGATATATTTCCAAAGAATTAATGCCTATAGTGTATTCTGCCGCAGATCTCCTCGTTCATCCCTCCATTGCTGATAATTTACCAAATGTAATTATGGAGTCATTATCAGTCGGTACTCCCGTAATCGGCTTTAATATAGGAGGTATCCCAGAGATGATAATTCCTGAAAAAACAGGATGGCTCGTCGAAGATATTAATTATGAACTGATGAGTGATAAAATATTGGAAGCATTAACAATTATTAAAAAAGATCCGTTAATTATTCAAAACGCTTGCCGTTCATACGCAGAGGAGAATTATGCAGAAAAAATTATCGGATCAAAGTATATGAGGCTTTATAATTCATTGATTTCCTGA
- a CDS encoding glycosyltransferase family 4 protein, which yields MKILFPLLSAGSGSDVFTLNLVFGLNKSSVNAEIQYIPSWSGYIPSFAGRLCNSSGYDIIHANTWNGYGFKRSQPLVVTEYHVTHDPLLKPYTTPLQRSYYRHIFKCEQKSLDSADLVTTISHYTQDKLEEIFGYSDSKMIYCGIDTSLFSPSHVYKTDWGIDEKTTVLLYVGNHLRRKGADLLRPIMEELGDGFLLLTTTGLRTNRDIPSRNIRSLGKMGTQELVQAYNLCDMLLFPSRLEGFGLCVAEAMACKKPIVTTNTSSLPELVQQDKGGILCEIDDVSGFADAVRYLAEDENLRKDMGRYNRQRVLERFNTEHVTKKYCRIYNSIY from the coding sequence ATGAAAATACTATTTCCATTATTATCTGCAGGTTCAGGATCTGATGTTTTTACTTTAAATCTGGTGTTTGGACTAAACAAATCATCAGTGAATGCTGAAATCCAGTACATCCCTTCATGGTCCGGGTATATACCATCATTTGCCGGCAGGCTGTGTAATTCATCAGGGTATGATATTATCCATGCCAATACCTGGAATGGATATGGTTTTAAGCGGAGTCAACCACTTGTTGTTACTGAGTATCATGTAACTCATGATCCATTGTTAAAGCCATACACAACTCCTCTACAGAGATCTTATTATAGGCATATCTTCAAATGTGAACAAAAAAGTCTTGATTCCGCTGATCTGGTAACCACAATAAGCCATTATACTCAGGACAAACTAGAGGAAATTTTTGGTTATTCAGATTCTAAAATGATCTACTGTGGAATCGATACATCGCTGTTTAGTCCATCTCATGTTTACAAAACAGATTGGGGTATTGATGAAAAGACCACAGTTCTTCTATATGTCGGAAACCATCTACGTCGAAAAGGAGCAGATCTTCTCCGCCCGATTATGGAGGAACTAGGCGATGGATTCCTTCTTTTGACGACGACAGGACTACGGACCAATAGAGACATCCCTTCCAGAAATATTCGTTCATTAGGAAAGATGGGAACTCAGGAACTTGTACAGGCATATAATCTCTGTGACATGCTCTTGTTTCCCTCGCGGCTTGAAGGGTTCGGTCTCTGTGTTGCTGAAGCAATGGCATGTAAAAAACCAATAGTTACAACGAATACTTCAAGTCTTCCGGAACTTGTTCAACAGGATAAAGGAGGGATTCTCTGTGAGATAGATGATGTATCTGGATTTGCTGACGCAGTCAGGTATCTGGCTGAAGACGAAAATCTCAGGAAAGACATGGGGAGATATAATCGGCAGAGGGTACTCGAAAGATTTAATACTGAACATGTGACCAAAAAATATTGTCGAATATATAATTCAATATACTAA
- a CDS encoding carboxylate--amine ligase → MSVLITTGESIKALTIARSLGEKKISITIGSSENRSISSFSRYCHSNFLYPSPSNSQKFISALSHFLNHNHHDVLIPVHSKDTIIISKYREKLEKYTTIPLASYDTMLTLSDKSKLPSIAKELEIKIPKTFLPSSNYPLQKISEIIQYPVVIKLRNRTSSIGQTYAYNADDLCQKYQKTILTYNLAPNEYPIIQEYINGVGYGVSMLYNRGELRAKFTHKRIREYPITGGPSTYRISTKHAKMESIAEQLLSHNSWHGVAMVEFKLNNEGEPYLLEVNPRFWGSLNTAVLSGVDFPYLLYQMAVEGDTPRVMDYNINVVSMNYCIDTLTRYNLFKSQKSLHIIKDFMVFPYHDDIASIKDPLPIIRFMYQGLMKGKRV, encoded by the coding sequence ATGAGTGTCCTCATAACAACAGGAGAAAGTATTAAGGCATTAACCATAGCCAGAAGCCTTGGGGAAAAAAAGATCTCAATTACAATAGGATCTTCTGAAAATCGTTCAATTTCATCTTTTTCTCGATATTGTCATTCAAATTTTTTATATCCATCACCATCTAATAGTCAAAAATTCATCAGTGCCCTCTCTCATTTTCTAAATCATAACCATCATGATGTATTGATACCAGTACATTCAAAAGATACAATAATTATTTCAAAATATAGAGAAAAACTAGAAAAATATACTACAATACCTCTTGCTTCATATGATACTATGCTCACTCTTAGTGATAAGAGTAAATTACCGAGTATTGCAAAAGAATTAGAAATTAAAATCCCAAAGACTTTTTTACCATCTAGTAATTATCCACTACAAAAAATCTCTGAAATTATTCAATATCCCGTAGTAATTAAATTAAGAAACCGAACAAGTAGTATAGGCCAGACATATGCATATAATGCTGATGATCTATGCCAAAAATATCAAAAGACAATTTTAACATATAATTTAGCCCCAAATGAATATCCGATTATTCAAGAATATATTAACGGAGTAGGCTATGGAGTTTCAATGCTCTATAACAGGGGAGAACTTCGTGCTAAATTTACTCATAAAAGGATTCGTGAATATCCGATAACTGGAGGACCCAGTACATATCGTATCAGTACTAAACATGCGAAAATGGAAAGTATAGCAGAACAACTACTATCACACAACTCATGGCATGGTGTAGCAATGGTTGAATTTAAACTTAATAATGAAGGAGAACCATATTTACTTGAAGTAAATCCTCGATTCTGGGGTTCATTGAATACTGCTGTGCTTTCAGGTGTTGATTTTCCTTATCTACTCTACCAAATGGCAGTTGAAGGTGATACCCCAAGGGTTATGGATTACAATATCAACGTTGTCAGTATGAATTATTGCATTGATACACTCACACGATATAATCTTTTTAAATCTCAAAAATCTTTACATATAATAAAGGATTTTATGGTTTTTCCCTATCATGATGATATTGCTTCCATTAAAGATCCTCTTCCAATAATCAGATTTATGTACCAAGGGTTAATGAAAGGAAAAAGGGTTTAA
- a CDS encoding glycosyltransferase family 4 protein, which translates to MITSAYPSNITQSHGIIIASLANALSQKGIEICILAPKTTSKTPDTLNENVKVFRFNYFFRRKMQILSEGPGLYFQFQSYLLAKIQIPFFLFFELIFLILIIKKENPDLIHTHWIIPHGIIGAIVHKFLGIPHLISIHGTDAYIISSNRYYIQFLKMVLSNSNAISANSTHNAKMIEPFIISNSRKISIIPMGMGIQIPPIPSLKTRQINRKKNLNILFVGRLIELKGVDILIKAFVHILEKKPIAKLIIIGDGPEFQSLKQYSHNFSISHAVKFTGRLSKDELYDYYKIADLLVLPSRIVNGQCEGLGVVLLEAMAAGIPVIGSNIGGIPDIIIDKVNGLLVPQGEPHVLAEAVIQVLENPKLAEKFKKAGLETVNERFSWDIISAQFVDIYKKVLNK; encoded by the coding sequence ATGATAACTAGTGCTTATCCTTCAAACATCACTCAATCACACGGCATAATAATTGCTTCACTCGCTAATGCTTTATCCCAAAAAGGAATCGAAATATGTATTTTAGCTCCTAAAACAACGAGTAAAACTCCAGATACTTTGAATGAAAATGTTAAAGTATTTAGATTTAATTACTTCTTTCGAAGAAAAATGCAAATCCTATCAGAAGGACCAGGTTTGTATTTTCAATTTCAAAGTTATCTTTTAGCAAAAATCCAGATTCCATTTTTCTTATTTTTTGAACTAATTTTCCTTATTTTAATAATAAAAAAAGAGAATCCAGATCTTATACATACTCATTGGATTATCCCTCATGGTATCATTGGAGCGATTGTCCACAAATTTTTAGGAATACCACATCTGATTTCTATTCACGGAACTGATGCTTACATAATCAGTAGTAATAGATATTACATACAATTTCTCAAAATGGTATTATCTAACTCTAATGCAATATCTGCAAACAGTACACATAACGCAAAAATGATAGAACCTTTTATCATTTCTAATAGTAGGAAAATTTCAATCATCCCAATGGGCATGGGCATTCAAATACCCCCCATACCTTCATTAAAAACGAGACAGATCAATAGGAAAAAAAATCTGAATATTCTATTTGTAGGTCGATTAATTGAACTGAAGGGTGTTGATATTCTCATAAAAGCATTTGTACATATACTTGAAAAAAAACCGATCGCCAAGTTGATAATTATTGGTGATGGTCCAGAATTTCAATCATTAAAACAATACTCTCATAATTTTTCAATTTCTCATGCAGTTAAGTTTACAGGACGACTATCAAAAGATGAATTATATGATTATTATAAAATAGCCGATCTCCTAGTATTACCCTCCCGAATAGTTAATGGTCAATGTGAAGGACTAGGAGTTGTATTGCTTGAGGCAATGGCCGCTGGTATTCCGGTAATCGGGAGTAATATCGGGGGAATACCAGATATTATTATTGATAAGGTAAACGGCCTACTCGTTCCCCAGGGAGAGCCTCATGTTTTAGCGGAGGCGGTAATCCAGGTTTTAGAAAATCCGAAGTTAGCAGAGAAATTCAAAAAAGCCGGATTAGAAACAGTGAATGAACGATTTTCATGGGACATCATTTCGGCACAATTTGTTGATATATACAAAAAGGTATTGAACAAGTAA